A window from Tolypothrix sp. NIES-4075 encodes these proteins:
- a CDS encoding GPW/gp25 family protein, with the protein MNVDFPLQFDDRGRTATTADDSHIRDLIEQVLFTSPGERVNRPNFGSGLLQMVFATNSNALAAATQMTVQGSLQQWLGDLIVVESVEVENEESTLRVTVRYVIRRSQQRQVAEFSRGGQFSPGGL; encoded by the coding sequence GTGAACGTTGACTTTCCACTTCAGTTCGATGATCGGGGACGAACTGCGACAACGGCAGACGACTCCCATATTCGAGATCTGATTGAACAGGTTTTATTTACTTCTCCTGGCGAACGAGTCAATCGTCCCAACTTTGGGAGTGGCTTGTTGCAAATGGTATTTGCAACCAACAGCAATGCTTTAGCAGCAGCAACGCAAATGACGGTACAGGGTTCTTTGCAGCAATGGTTGGGGGATTTGATTGTGGTGGAATCGGTAGAAGTGGAAAACGAAGAGTCTACGTTACGGGTGACGGTGCGCTATGTGATTCGGCGATCGCAGCAGCGGCAAGTGGCAGAGTTTAGCCGGGGCGGGCAGTTTAGCCCAGGAGGTCTATGA
- a CDS encoding phage baseplate assembly protein V, which yields MGEAQKFYGKYRGTVVQNIDPERRGRIQAIVTDISNVIPTSWAMPCVPWAGLQMGMYVVPPIGAGVWIEFEQGDPDFPIWVGCWWGSTPEVPSIGSTLTTPGVPVVVMQTLTQGAVVLSDVPVPPMKAPGVMIMSGPSSITVDASGVTITAPLITLIGAVNITGATNINGGALLVT from the coding sequence ATGGGTGAAGCACAGAAATTTTACGGCAAATATCGGGGTACAGTTGTGCAAAACATTGACCCAGAACGACGGGGACGGATTCAAGCGATCGTCACCGATATCTCGAATGTGATCCCGACCAGTTGGGCAATGCCCTGCGTCCCTTGGGCAGGCTTGCAGATGGGAATGTATGTTGTGCCGCCAATCGGCGCTGGCGTGTGGATTGAGTTTGAGCAAGGCGATCCAGATTTCCCGATTTGGGTGGGCTGCTGGTGGGGTTCTACGCCCGAAGTGCCGAGCATTGGCTCGACGCTGACTACGCCAGGCGTTCCAGTCGTGGTGATGCAAACGCTCACCCAAGGAGCCGTGGTGCTGAGCGATGTGCCTGTGCCTCCCATGAAAGCTCCTGGTGTAATGATTATGAGTGGCCCCAGTTCAATCACGGTAGATGCATCTGGAGTGACCATTACGGCACCGTTAATTACCTTGATAGGAGCCGTCAACATTACAGGAGCCACCAATATCAACGGAGGTGCGCTGCTTGTGACTTAA